Within the Rosa rugosa chromosome 2, drRosRugo1.1, whole genome shotgun sequence genome, the region GTATCCAACAATAAAAAACGTGGAAAAGTAGACAAGTTTTCATTTCTTAAAATGTTAAATCATGGATCAAACAATTCGTCTACATTCTGCTAACACAATACATAGACAAGAAAGGATTTACCTTGTACTCAGGTCTCTCAATCCTCCTTAAAAGCTTCAACCCTAGTGCCTGCACAGAAATAAGGCCAAGAAACAGTACGAGATCAACAAACACATCACACTAATCGACCTTGCTGAATGCCAATACTTCATCTAAACAAAGGTAGAGCTTGTGCTAGCTTAAGTAATGCAATAGGAGCAATCAAACTCAACAGTAGTATTACTGAAACATAAAGCTAGTGGTGCTAAAACTCAACAGTAGTTTGATACTTGTTTTAGTTACAAACAAAGCACAACAAAATTCTTCACTCTAACCAGATCAGATTAATAGCGGCGCAAAGCATTACCCTTTCATAGAAGCTGATTGCGCGCTCAAGATCACCAACTCGAAGCATAACCTGACAAAGCGGCTCAGGGGTTGAAGGCCTCTGAATAAGCTCAAACGTGTAACCATCAGGGTCCTTCACAAAGGCAATGATACTGTTCCCACCTTTAACCGGACCAGGCTCCCTAGTCACATTCCCACCCTTGGCACGAATATCCTCCACCAATTTGTAAACCTAACCACATCACAATTTAAATCCATCACAAATCCACAGACCATCGAAATTTGAATTTAAATCCCCAATTCCAATCCACACTTATCACTCTTACATCTGGAGTAGCGATAGCGAAATGCCCAAATCCAGTCCCAATATCATAGGAAGTGACTCCATAGTTATAAGTGAGCTCCACTACGAAGTTCGTTTCTTCAGGCCCGAACCCAAGGAAAGCATTGGAGTACTTCTCTTCCGGAATATCCCTCTGCCGCAACAGCTTCATCCCCAGAGCCTCAGTGTAAAACCTGAAACCCACCGAAACCGATCACGAAATCGGAAAAAGGTGAAATTATATAAAAGGAAACCGATCAAGAACGTTACTTGATGGTGCGCTCGAGATCGCCGACGCGGTAGACGGCGTGGAGGAGGCGGCGCTTGTCCTTCTTCGGCCATTCCAGAAGCTCCGGAGCCACGGATTTGGGTTCAGTCTCGGCCATTTTTTCAGTGTGAGAGTGAGAGTCTGTGATCCGTGCACTAGAAAATTCGAGGTGTATTTATAGGTGATCGGCCAATCAGGGAGGTCTGTGAGGTAGGGAAATTGATTTGCTGGGTGGTTTTAGCGGTGTGGATAAACGGCCATTATTTGACCGTCAGTTGTCTCTGTATGTCTTCAACGGACATTCAGAAGGCAACGTGGCCATAGTAGAATCAGTCCACGTCAGTAGGAAGTAGGGCAATTTTGATGCACTAATCACACGTGTTTAGTTCTTGACCTTGTTTGCGGCACTATACATTACAGCAATATTCACGCCCTATGGCCCATATAAAAGTATGATAAAGAATTTAACTATTTACTTAAAATGAAGAagttaaataaaacaaaatcacGGAATATGAGAATAGTCTTCGGATTAGCTCGAATGATGATTGATGAGAGAAGAATTGGAAATTAAGTTAGAATTAGGTTGATCAggagtttgattttttttaatgtaGCTTAagggtgcgtttggatgagaaaattataaaatccgtaggaatttataaatgatggaatctttaactccatcaatctaaaattccattaattgcaatttctattgtttggttgtatctatttaggaattgaaatgtgtaataaattaagaaagtttaaaacaaataaaaaaaataaaatagcaaaaagccttgttttggaaataaaaattgaatactgcaaaggaattcgtaaatgacacctattttggtggaaattgaagtgtggaatttaaataatgaattccttcatttttttccaccgagaaatttaaaatttctaatctgataatgccaaacgagggaattgacttttaggaattatgaaatcctcactttcaattaaattccatcattttttccctcatccaaacacactctaaaaGAAAATTATCGATATCAATCATATCTTATTTTAAAGAAAATAGATAGTTTCTTAAATAAGATCGCATCCGATATCTCAATTTAGTCACAAAATATCTAAATCCGATTTCAAATGAGATTTTGGATTGTTACGATTGCGATTTTCTAtaatttggtttggttttatttAAAGTCCGCAAGTCAGTGCATGACGTCCCTATTTGTAGGTCTTACTAATTGGAAAAATCGTAACTTATTGGCAGTATCTTAGTCATTTTCATATGACGACTgcaaaatatttcttcactaCTGTTGAATACGTTGATCAGATCGTATTGTTAGAATTGTGTGGCAATTGGAATGTACATGGTAGACTCGGTGTTCTAACATCAGATGGACCACGTACATCTGAGTGACTTTTAAGATGATGAAGATCGAAGAGTCTTTTCGCAGGATAAAGTTATGGTTAGCAATGAACCACCTTTTTTGAGCTTCTGGCACAAATTGGAAGAATCGTTTCGGGACATATTCATAATGTTCACATCCGAATGCTTTCGCTTGTTGTTAGTGGAGAGTCATCATCTAATGCTATCCTCAGTGTTAAATCACCATTAATATGGATTATGGAACAAGAGAAATCAAAGAGAGATGTTAATACTTTTCCCATCCATTTCCTTCACCAACTGGTCCAGCTTTTTGCATCCACCCGTGGACTAAGCGGTTTGTCATGAGAATGCCGTTGTTATCATAATTATTTACGAACACTAAACAACCAGCCTTTTACAAAGTAATCTTACAATGATCTGGAAATACCCTTTTTACCACAACAACGTACGGGAATGAGATGAGAAAGATGTAGAAGAAAAGGGTCGACTAGCATTCTACCATAATCGAAAGCTATTCCTACACAAAAGCATCCATCAGATACTGTATGGGCCTACATGATATAAATGGAGAAACCATCCATTGATTTCAAATGACATATTCACTTGGCATCTGAACTGGATTGCATTAATATTATAGAACTTACTGCATCAGGCAATCCAGATGATTGCGTGACAAAGAGAACTCAAAAACCGAGTGTCTTTAAATGAGTCATTGATATGGCCAGGCCTCACAATTAATGCCAACAAACCAGTATGTGCAAGTATATATTACCCAAAAAAATAGTTCTTATTCTGTCAAATAAACTATGAAGCATAGACGTACATAACACATCCTATGCAAGGCACAGAAGGGATTGCATATGATATGCAAGTGCAAATTTAAACAAACCCGAGCAAACAATAAGTTATGAACGCAAACTACTAGTTAATATAAAGTCACAGAACCATAGTCATccattaaataaaaaaatcagacTCCATTGTTCTTAATTTTTCAGGAATTTTAGAAAGTCATTATTCCTTGACTGATAACTAAATATATCATATAGTTTTGTACAGAAGTTTCAGAATGTTTTTATACCAAGTATGTCTAttagggattttttttaaaCTACAAAATTGTttgggaaaaatgcaccaacagtgtccggacactgtgaggactgtcaaaatgatacctgaacttacaaagttatcaatatgatacctggactcattttttcgtatcaatatcGTACCTACGACCAAATTCCGTCACGGAaccgttaaattttgcacgtgccacgcacgtgagtcacttaatgacgACTAAAAGACCGATTTgccctcaaaagtttttttttttctttttctttctttatttcttttttttttctttctttcttcttctctctctcctctcactctccttCTCTCCTCGCCAACACCACCGCAACCAACACCAGACCACGACCTCGTCGGACCTCTCCAAggtctttctcttcttctccactctcctctctctcagtTTAGACATGTCTTCTTCACAAATCCGAACTATTTTCCCAAATTACACACTGATTTTGACTTCATCTCCTGCTTCAACAGGCTATTTGTCAATCAATGATGTTCGGGTCGACCCGAATTTCTCTTTGGACAATGGGTCGATGATGATATACACCATCGATCGGTTCTTTAACTTGTCTTTCTTGGAGGCTGATGAAGCTTCGGCGCCGGCTCCGATTGCTAGAGTTTCGGGTCAGCCACACCGGTCTTTCGGGTCAGTTGCAGATCTGCTTAGGTCTGAAGGTTGTTAGATCATGGACGCGTTTCTTGATGCCCAAATGTTTGGGTTCAACCAAAATACGGCGCTGATGGTTTTCATTGCCGTCAAAGACTACTCAAGGAACAACTCCGATTACTCAGTGATTTTCAGGTAGCACGTGGTCCAGAAGCTGCTGTTGACTTTTGAAGAAGGTTTATTATCAATTCGATCAAGATAGGTGACGTCCCTGTGCTCAATGATGTTCCAGTGGCCGATCAGGACCTGTACTAGAGCTTCTTTCTGGTTGTTGATGGCCTCAATCGCTTGCTGAAATCACAACAGCAAATGGTGAGGCAAGAACAAGACCCAGTTGATCAAGAAGATGGTGGTGCTGATTTCATTGATGGGTCTGAGTAAATTAAGTTTCTTTTATCTCCATCTTGCTCTCTTAGTTCAATTTTGAGCTTTTTGTTCTGGATTTTGGCacaattttgttgtttttttttcttatcttcttatgAATGCaagattttgttttggtttgtgtttgGCGAGTGAATGAatgcaagatttttttttggttgaactgATTGAGAAAGGAAATGGGCTCGATGGGCGCGGCGGTGGTGTTGGTTGAACTGATCAACTGGTGTGGTCTGGTGTTGGTTGCGGTGGTGTTGGCGAGGAGAGaaggagagtgagaggagagagagaagaagaaagaaagaaataaagaaagaaagaaaaaagaaagaaagaaagaaaagaaaaaaaactttttagggtaaatcggtctttttGTCGTAAtttaacggttctgtgacggaatttggtcgtaggtacgatattgatacgaaaaaatgagttcaggtatcacattgataactttgtaagttcaggtatcattttgacagtcctcacagtgtccggacacattgataactttgtaatcCCAAATTGTTTAATACAAACTAAGTGTGTCTGGCTCAAACTTTAGTAACTTGTCCAAATTGTAATAGGGACTAAATCTCCAAATATATCCTAATCATTGTATGATTcggtttccttgtaagacttatattatcctctttatatagaggggAATCTTGCGGCTCTTTTGCAGCATGAGCTTAGTCCCAAATCCACCTTGGACACGAAGACCTTACAAAAGGAGCCGAAATTTGGTTTGGCACTCTCCCTCAAGCCTTAAGCAGATATATTGACTTTAAGATATAGATTATTCAATTGGTTACATCCACATAAATTGTGAGTTTTCTGGCTCTTGTAGCCTTGGATTCTGACCTTTGTGGGCAGTTTCTTGCATTAAACTAAGCCATATTGTATAATTAGAGGATGCTGTATATTAGCCTCGGGCAATATATAGAACTTGTAGGCCCTTGACTGTAACTGGACTACCAAGCTTTGTGtggtcttttttattttttatcgcccccatattatcaatgaaagtacagaTCATTGAGGTATACAAGAGTGAGTCTTAACTCTTAAGTTATCATCCCCTCATTCTAGGGTTAGGTTCTCTCTGAATTTAGGTTTTAGAACTCGATGGTGGAATTTAGGCTTTACAACTCGATGACACACCAGAAGGAGGTCTTCAAGCCCAATGTTCCCGGCGAGGTGGGTATGTACATTTGCGGCGTCACGCCCTACGCTGAGAGCCACATCGGTCATGCCCGCGCCGCCGTCAATTTTGATGTGCTCTTCAGGTAAATACACAAGCTCAATTGAATCAATTATGCTGAGTGGCTCTGCTttgatttattgttttttaCAGTAATTTTCGATGTATTGTTTCTAAGCAATGAGATGATTGTCTTTAACAGTGACACTGAAACTGTACAGATACTTAATGGAGTTGGGTTATAAGGTCACGTACGTGCGGAACTTCACCGATGTTGATGACAAGGTGAGATATGTGAACTATGTCAATTGCTGATTTGAACTAGGAAGTAATCCGGATATTTAATGATTCAATCATTGTTGTAGTTTTTCTCAATTTATGATGTAGTTAAGGGAAACAAGATGTATTGGAATTCAGTATTAGAAGAAAATCAGTTCGCTAGCTAATGCTTTAACATTGTCTATAATCAGAATATATGAAACAAATGTATTATATATTGTTCTATTATAGCAGAATATATGAAACAAATGTATTATATATTGTCCACGTCAGTAGGAAGTAGGGCAATTTTGATGCACTAATCACACGTGTTTTGTTCTTGACCTTGTTTGCGGCATTATACATTACAGCAATATTCACGCCCTATGGCCCATAAAAGTATGATaaagaatttaattatttacttaAAATGAAGAAGTTAAATGAAACAAAATCACGGAATATGAGAATAGTCTTCGGGTTTGCTCGAATGATGATTGATGAGAGAAGAATTGGAAATTAAGTTAGAATTAGGTTGATCAggagtttgatttttttttaatgtagcTTAAAAGACAATTATCAAGATCAATCATATCTTATTTTAAATTCTATAGTTATGTCTGGCTGTTGGCATTTGTTGGTCTGAATGAGTTACGCTCCTAGCTCATTAACTGAacttttgatatattataaagTTTCTCACTCTCTAGTCGTCTTGTATTTCCAGGTCATGGTCTTAATATAAGAACAACTGAATCTGGAACATGAATTATGAACTATTATGAGTTCATTGCATCTTTCTATCACTCTAAACGAGCAGTTGTGATAAATGTTGAAACATGTTTAAATTTGTTTGAATGAGTTTTAATTAGGCTACTCTTATACATGAAAATAATTTAGCTGCTTGGTGGCAGATGATGCAAGTCTGTGACACACTTTTGTCCCATATATTAAATATATAGCTAATAGCTTTATATCATAGAGTATGTTCTGTaacttttgtaattttattATTTGAATGCTCTCTCTTTTTGTACATTTATTACCTTTTGCctgatttttcttcttttttattttagtatataCTTAAAAATGCCGATGCAGAGGTCGCTAATGTCTGGAAACTGCAGATAATTGATGGAGCAAATAAGAGTGGGGAAGATCCAATGACATTAAGTAATCGTTTTTGcgaaaaatataaaaatgacATGAAAGATCTCCAATGCCTCGATCCAACCTATCAGCCGCGTGTTTCTGATCACATGGATCAGATAATAGATATGATAACACAGGTTCTCTGCCAACTTTTGTTTCATGTGTGATGTATCTCTGCTTTGTTTCTTCTGGCACCTGAAATGTCATTCTAACAGGTTGTTTTATCATGTAGATCGTCGACAATGAATATGCCTACGTAGTTGATGGGGATGTATTCTTTGCTGTTGAGAAATTCCCAAATTATGGGCAATTATCTAGACAAAATTTGGAACATATTAGGGCGGGTGAACGAGTTGATGTTGATTTAAGAAAGCGCAATCCTGCAGATTTTGCATTGTGGAAGTCTGCAAAGCCTGGAGAGCCAGAATGGAAAAGCCCTTGGGGACCAGGAAGGCCGGGGTGGCACATTGAATGCAGTGCCATGAGTGCTCGTTATCTTACATACAAGTTTGATATTCATGGTGGTGGTATTGACTTGATTTTTCCGCATCATGAAAACGAGATCTCTCAAAGTGGTGCTGCATGCCAGGAGGCTTGTGTCAGTTATTGGTTGCACAACGGTCATGTTACTAAGGATAATGAGAAAATGTCAAAATCATTGGGGAACTTTTCCACAATTCGTCAGGTAAACTGATggtgtttttctctctcttaacTACTTCTTAGAGCTTCTATATATGGCTGTCTTGTATCAGAATTATATGCAAAGTCCTTTCTCTTGTAGATTACTGAAATATATCACCCACTGTCTTTGAGACACTTCTTGTTAAGTGCGCACTATAGATCTCCACTCAATTACAGTGAATCCCAGCTGGATAGTGCATCAGCTGCTGTCTATTACATATATCAGGTATGACAGTATGAGGCTATCTAGATCTGAATAATTTTTCATTTGGAAGTTTGGTCCTCATTCCTTAGCTACTCAATGAGCATGCACCTTCTTCGTTTCTAACAGTTGGACAACTTTCCCTTTTCCATAATAATTTTCGATTCAAGTTTTCTGGTTATAATTCTGTTTTCAAATGTCTTACAATTTTACCTTTGATGTGAACTGCTTAGACTCCCTAGCTCTTCTGAGTTGATAGTACTGCCAGTTTCTCTAGTACCTGCTTTATATTTAGGCTAaaataaaatctgaaaattgCTATCTGTCCAAAGTCATTTGCAGTGATGGAATTGTCAGTAAACATAAATTTCTGATGTATTAAGCTTCTTGAAAAGATAATCTTAAGAATggcaatgagagagagagagagagagagtgatctTACGTCACAATTCGAGgaaattttgagatttgaataCAGATGATGAAAATTGGAAGTCCATGGAtgatcttgattaaaaaaaaatgaccaaggactaacatgatgttccCTAAGTTGgaggaggaaaagaaaaaagagagaggagaTTATGATGAGCGTTCCCTTTTTGTGTATAGTTTTTGTTGCATTGTTTCTCCTAGTGGATCTACACACTCTTCAAATACTTAACTGGGCCTTATTTTTGCTAAACAGAGGCAACAACCTGATACATAATTTAGGGTTACTATTGCAAATAAATTTTATGTACATATCTGGTACTTTATGGCCTACTGTTATGTGATTGTTAGACTTTGCAAGAGTGTGAAGATGCTTTATCTCCATTTCAAGAAGAGGTCCAGAAGGAAGGCACATAACCAAATGGTAGAACAGTTAAAATTCCTAAGCTGCCCAAGTTAAGCTACGGAATGAGTTTAAGACTAAAATGTCTGATGACTTGAACACAGCACCCATATTGACTCGTGCTTTGCAAGATGCCTTGAGGTCTATAAACAGTTTTGTGCCTGATCTTAAGGTAAACATTTGGAACCAGTTCCAGCATCCCTCACTTTTTtcgtgctctctctctctctctctctctctcaatgtGTATAATAGAATGCATTTTCTGTACTTTCCAGAAGAAGCAGCAGAAGCAAAAACAATGTGGGGGTAATCGACGATTTTTGGACTCATCATTATGCCAACTGACCCTTGCCATAAGTACGCGGACAATGGCGGTCATGAATGCGGTGGCAATTACCGTTATTAGTGCCACAATGAAGAAGGCGGCGCGGACGTGATAACGCGGAATaatggcgttattcaataacgcggagtaacggcgttattcaataacgccataacgcggagtaacggcgttattcaataacacCATAACGCgaaattttgagatttgaataCAGATGATGAAAATTGGAAGTCCATGGATGatcttcattaaaaaaaatgaccaaggactaacatgatgtttgCCCCTAAGTtggagaaggaaaagaaaaaagagaaaggagaTTATGATGAGCGTTCCCTTTTTGTGTATAGTTTTTGTTGCATTGTTTCTCCTAGTGGATCTACACACTCTTCAAATACTTAACTGTGCCTTATTTTTGTTAAACAGAGGCAACAACCTGATACATAATTTAGGGTTACTATTGCAAATAAATTTTATGTACATATCTGGTACTTTATGGCCTACTGTTATGTGATTGTTAGACTTTATCTCCATTTCAAGAAGAGGTCCAGAAGGAAGGCACAGAACCAAATGGTAGAACAGTTAAAATTCCTCAAGCTGCCCAAGTTAAGCTACGGAATGAGTTTAAGACTAAAATGTCTGATGACTTGAACACAGCACCCATATTGACTCGTGCTTTGCAAGATGCCTTGAGGTCTATAAACAGTTTTGTGCCTGATCTTAAGGTAAACATTTGGAACCAGTTCCAGCATCCCTCACTTTTTtcgtgctctctctctctctctctctctctctcaatgtGTATAATAGAATGCATTTTCTGTACTTTCCAGAAGAAGCAGCAGAAGCAAAAACAATGTGGGGGTAATCGACGATTTTTGGACTCATCATTATGCCAAATGACCCTTGCCATAAGTACGCGGACAATGGCGGTCATGAATGTGGTGGCAATTACCGTTATTAGTGCCACAATGAAGAAGACGGCGCGGACTTGATAACGCGGAATaatggcgttattcaataacgcggagtaacggcgttattcaataacgcggagtaacggcgttattcaataacgctgagtaacggcgttattcaataacgcgaagtaacggcgttattcaataacgccataacgcggagtaacggcgttattcaataacgccataacgcggaataacggcgttattcaataacacCATAACGCGGAATAAtgacgttattcaataacgcggaGTAATGATGATATTAAATGCGACTTGTGGTGCAAGCTCTCCCTcatctataaatagggggcaTACTGACCAGGTAATCCATCGAATTCCAACCTGTTTGACTCCACTActgagaaacgtactgacttaggcatcggagggttttctgcaggtatccccccttctcctcgagccgacggccaaactccaggtcaacgctccaaggaagcttctcgattgttcccggtcagctctcgctccagtccgcattaattggtgagtcaaactcctcaacggaatttttcgacaccaacaaACAATCATCCGTAATCCAGGCCCTAGTTGAAACAACAAGAGAAGTTAGAAGAGTTCTGGGCATTTTGGGTCTGCTATCCTCCGATACATACTCTGAGGTGATATGTCATGTTACCTGCTTTCTATAAATTTGAAGATGATTGCTATTTGGTTCAAGTTATAAATAAGGAAGGTCTTGCTATGGACAGGTTTTGCAGGAATTGAAAAAGAAAGCTTTGAATAGGGCAGGACTTACTGAAGAGGATGTGCTGCTTGCGATTGAAGAAAGAACATCAgcaagacaaaaaaaagaatatgCAAGGAGTGATCAGATCAGAGAAGAAATGGAGAGAAAGGGGATTGCAATCATGGATGTGGGCAAGGGGAGTATTTGGAGACCTTGTGTCCcgaaagaacaaaaacaaaaaacaccgCCAAACGAGGAAGAACAGAAGGCATCACCTGTTGAACAAAAAGAGCGGCCTGTGTCGACATGATGTTGTCTGCTTATTACTTGCCTAAACCCATTAGGATGAGTGATGATGAGCAGTAGAAATTGTTTTTAAGATCTGATCAGACATAAATGATGTTGTAATACTTATTTTTGAGCTGTCACTGGTTGTAGTCAGTCGCTGAGGTTCCtcagattttttcttttcttttcattttcctaCCTTGGTTTTACCCTGCTAGCTTAGAGCAAAAAGGGATTACAACCTTCAGTCTTGTCAAGCAGCATACTATACAGGTTCAGCGTTATACTACATGGATATAAAAGATGTTGATTTGATGTCCATTTTCTATCAGTTTCATTTGTGTTGCAGTTCTGGATTACAGTTGATGTCGTAATCAGAATATAAGGTTACTATTGGATCGCTAAGTGCGAGTTTATGTCTGCTCATGATGTAATCTGAGAATTGCTTTAGTGAAAGTAATGTGTGAACAATAGGAATTGTAGTTGTAAGAGTGCATGGAAGCAGAACATGAAAAAGGTCATTTCAGATTCAGGATGTGCAATAAACACTGGGTCTGGGCAGGAGGCCAGAAGAATTGGGCTTGTGGGGACATGAACATATTGCATTAACATTTCAGAGAACTGATGCAGTAATCCAGATACCAAACACCAAGCATTGTGTTGATGGCAGAGATCGAAGGGATTATACGCATAAGCATTTGAAAGATTTCAACAAACCCTAGCAACATAACTTTATGGTAACTCAAACTACTGACTACTAAGTTCACACAACCATAAGCATCCATCAAATAAAAAGAGAAACTTAGCTCAACAACGTCATAACATCCCTACCACATTAAAGCAAAAATGTTTAGGAGTCTAAAAACCATATCAAACTACAGACTGAAAACATTATGACATGAGTTCTATCTAAAAGATCTAACTCGCCTTGATGCAAGCATACCGACTGAAAAATCTCTTAGTCAAAGAGGCTGAAGCCCATGTCCTGCAGAATCAAACAACAATGTAGTTAGAATCCTGTAACCAAACAACTAGAAAACGATCTGTGAACAAACTACGGCTGCACAAATGAGAAAAATTAGAAACTTACATCATCAgactcttccttctcttctaccttctcctccttcttctgCTCAGCAGCAGCAGGTGCTGCAGCACCACCGCCAGCAGCTGCAGACGCGGCAACCGCCACTCCGCCGCCACCAGAGGGCACGGAAGCCAGCTTCTCCCTTCCAGATGCAATGATCTCGGTGATATCCTTCCCCTTGAGTTCCTTCAATAGCAACTCAATCCTGTCGCTCTCGGCCTCAGCTCCCACTGTAACCAATCCACAACAACAACGCATTCAACAATGCAATCCCAAACCACACCAcgccaccaaaaaaaaaaaaaaaaaaaacacaattccTTCCTAGCATTCCACAATTTCATCCCCAGCACAACAATAAACAATCCGCATCCATCTAATTCTCATCATCAAACTAATTCACATTTACAACTCCAATTGAATATGTTCAAATTCTTCGTTCAGT harbors:
- the LOC133729908 gene encoding lactoylglutathione lyase GLX1, whose protein sequence is MAETEPKSVAPELLEWPKKDKRRLLHAVYRVGDLERTIKFYTEALGMKLLRQRDIPEEKYSNAFLGFGPEETNFVVELTYNYGVTSYDIGTGFGHFAIATPDVYKLVEDIRAKGGNVTREPGPVKGGNSIIAFVKDPDGYTFELIQRPSTPEPLCQVMLRVGDLERAISFYERALGLKLLRRIERPEYKYNIAILGYAEEDQTTILELTYNYGVTEYTKGNAYAQIAVGTDDVYKSAEVVDLVIKELGGKITRQPGPIPGLNTKITSFLDPDGWKTVLVDNVDFLKELQ
- the LOC133729909 gene encoding cysteine--tRNA ligase 2, cytoplasmic — its product is MVEFRLYNSMTHQKEVFKPNVPGEVGMYICGVTPYAESHIGHARAAVNFDVLFRYLMELGYKVTYVRNFTDVDDKIIDGANKSGEDPMTLSNRFCEKYKNDMKDLQCLDPTYQPRVSDHMDQIIDMITQIVDNEYAYVVDGDVFFAVEKFPNYGQLSRQNLEHIRAGERVDVDLRKRNPADFALWKSAKPGEPEWKSPWGPGRPGWHIECSAMSARYLTYKFDIHGGGIDLIFPHHENEISQSGAACQEACVSYWLHNGHVTKDNEKMSKSLGNFSTIRQITEIYHPLSLRHFLLSAHYRSPLNYSESQLDSASAAVYYIYQTLQECEDALSPFQEEVQKEGTEPNGRTVKIPQAAQVKLRNEFKTKMSDDLNTAPILTRALQDALRSINSFVPDLKKKQQKQKQCSVIQALVETTREVRRVLGILGLLSSDTYSEVLQELKKKALNRAGLTEEDVLLAIEERTSARQKKEYARSDQIREEMERKGIAIMDVGKGSIWRPCVPKEQKQKTPPNEEEQKASPVEQKERPVST
- the LOC133729913 gene encoding large ribosomal subunit protein P2A-like; the encoded protein is MKVVAAYLLAVLGGNASPSAKDLKSILASVGAEAESDRIELLLKELKGKDITEIIASGREKLASVPSGGGGVAVAASAAAGGGAAAPAAAEQKKEEKVEEKEESDDDMGFSLFD